A part of Oncorhynchus gorbuscha isolate QuinsamMale2020 ecotype Even-year linkage group LG09, OgorEven_v1.0, whole genome shotgun sequence genomic DNA contains:
- the LOC124044266 gene encoding ribosomal RNA processing protein 1 homolog B-like isoform X3 encodes MAPVQQEPEIQFAQRLASNERPMRTKAIKKLRKYIRVRSQKIQGGFEGDELLKLWKGLFYCLWMQDKPLLQEELSNQISGLIHSFQNIQSQFMFLETFLQTVKREWTGIDRLRMDKFFQLVRFVFRNTFEMMKRKEWETSVVTRFLELLTAQVLHSSSGAPCGLQFHILDIYMTELAAVGSAELTAAQNMTFIDPFCKTASKTKDRILLRAICSSIFSAIVDQAPFAIEDLLKEVKATGGGAEESDSGQASEEEEVEKDPPKGKKTAKEALKKTTGGQTNGTVSTEEEDDDDEDGLGDEDDDEMLHMESDSESEMPDDGGIGPVLQFDYLSLADRLFGLARRSNTPSHNRQRLYKVVKTLRDLSEGVFPQDEYPEEVSTDEDDDEMFGSRKRMKRGRGFGEEEEESSPAKKWKGKKKDSKARTSDQTAATDDSKPAETPGDSNNKKKKRRKKKKTGEVKTEEQNGVVAKSEVKVEKDTTPASAPQTTDSKEAETEPSIPAKGTDTGASLLKEKAKVTAMETGVQSGTPQDVVVGNLSSVTVMEVDQKKQSETPVPDATSSKKKNIKKSKTPAPKQKEEVAEPAKSAPETATTTPSRRKNTKQEPEEQTTVEEVEKALETVDKTTATPPKKRRRRRNKVKRTAETDTTTQVDLEPDSTPAQEPPVDLRIAATPMKKKKLKVAKAGEESAEGEIRPGTEADVLVVDTKVEPACVATSTPLKKKKKKHAKAEEQSVEAESETPLKADVNLTLIDVEVQTLEAATPTSLKKKLAKAEVQTLEAATPTPLKKKKKRSSGLVAHELETTTVEESVSEEQPTDADLDTPLKKGKKKRKVPVVIEFEAEVNGMAGGKKAKLSNDSKELSTPVSAKKNKKMTPKKAGAESDFITFQNHATIPTPLFFKTTKGSPSTPLSSKKKKCQTPKSESKKVTFGLNKNKTAEFRKTDRSLLVSPEGSSRVPFDPQQKPLFGVLKSPEASLTKGTKTKSTLKTTPKRPTAADFF; translated from the exons ATGGCGCCGGTACAACAAGAACCAGAGATCCAGTTCGCTCAAAGATTGGCTTCTAATGAGAGGCCCATGCGAACAAAAGCCATCAAGAAGCTAAGAAAATATATTCGTGTTAGGTCACAGAAAATCCAAG GTGGGTTTGAAGGTGACGAGTTACTCAAACTATGGAAAGGCCTCTTTTATTGCTTGTGGATGCAGGACAAGCCACTTCTTCAG GAGGAGCTGTCGAATCAGATCTCTGGCCTGATACACAGCTTCCAGAACATCCAGAGCC AGTTTATGTTTCTGGAGACCTTCCTGCAGACCGTCAAAAGAGAATGGACCGGCATTGACAGGCTTCGCATGGATAAGTTCTTCCAG CTGGTTCGTTTCGTGTTCAGGAACACTTTTGAGATGATGAAGAGGAAAGAATGGGAGACCAG TGTGGTGACCAGGTTTCTGGAGCTCCTGACTGCCCAGGTCCTCCACAGCTCCAGCGGAGCTCCCTGCGGATTACAGTTCCACATACTGGACATCTATATGACCGAGCTGGCTGCAGTCGGCTCAGCTGAG CTCACAGCGGCTCAGAACATGACATTCATTGACCCTTTCTGCAAAACAGCGTCTAAGACGAAAGA TCGGATCTTGCTCAGGGCTATCTGCAGCAGCATTTTCAGCGCCATCGTGGACCAGGCTCCCTTCGCCATCGAAGACCTGTTGAAGGAAGTGAAGGCTACAGGTGGAGGGGCTGAGGAGTCCGACTCGGGACAGGCttctgaagaggaggaggtagagaaggatccCCCCAAGGGCAAAAAAACTGCAAAGGAAGCCCTCAAGAAAACCACTGGAGGGCAGACCAACG GTACTGTATCAACTGAGgaagaagatgatgatgatgaagatggtcTGGGCGATGAAGACGATGACGAAATGCTTCATATGGAGAGTGACTCTGAGTCTGAGATGCCAGATGACGGGGGGATCGGACCTGTTCTCCAGTTTGACTACCTTAGCCTGGCAGACAGGCTGTTTGGGCTAGCCAGACGCAGCAACACCCCTAGCCACAACAGACAGAGACTGTACAAAGTCGTCAAGAc TCTGCGGGATCTCAGTGAAG gagtCTTTCCACAGGATGAGTACCCAGAGGAGGTGTCGacagatgaggatgatgatgaaatGTTTGGCAGCAGAAAGAGGATGAAACGGGGACGAGGCTtcggggaggaagaggaagagagctcACCAGCCAAGAAATGGAAAG GCAAGAAAAAAGACTCCAAAGCAAGAACGTCTGACCAGACTGCCGCAACAGATGACAGTAAACCAGCAGAGACTCCCGGAGACTCCaataacaagaagaagaagaggaggaagaagaagaagactggAGAGGTGAAGACTGAAGAGCAGAACGGGGTTGTGGCGAAGTCGGAGGTTAAGGTTGAGAAGGACACAACTCCTGCTTCTGCACCGCAGACGACAGACTCTAAAGAAGCAGAGACGGAGCCCTCTATCCCAGCCAAGGGCACCGATACAGGAGCGTCTCTCCTGAAGGAGAAGGCAAAGGTGACAGCCATGGAGACAGGGGTCCAATCAGGAACTCCACAGGATGTAGTGGTAGGTAACCTGTCATCTGTCACAGTCATGGAGGTAGACCAGAAGAAACAATCAGAGACTCCGGTACCAGACGCCACATCTTCCAAGAAGAAAAATATCAAGAAGTCCAAAACGCCTGCACCGAAGCAGAAGGAAGAGGTAGCAGAACCAGCCAAGTCTGCCCCTGAGACTGCTACTACCACCCCAAGCAGGAGGAAAAATACCAAGCAGGAGCCTGAGGAGCAGACAACCGTAGAGGAAGTTGAGAAGGCGTTAGAAACAGTAGACAAGACCACGGCCACCCCAccgaagaagaggaggaggaggaggaacaaggTTAAACGGACCGCTGAGACAGACACAACAACACAGGTGGACCTTGAACCAGACTCTACCCCAGCCCAGGAGCCTCCAGTTGACCTCCGCATTGCCGCCACTCCCATGAAAAAGAAGAAACTTAAGGTGGCAAAGGCTGGAGAGGAGAGCGCCGAGGGTGAAATACGTCCAGGAACTGAAGCAGACGTCCTTGTTGTAGACACCAAGGTGGAGCCAGCATGTGTCGCTACATCAACCCCgctcaagaagaagaagaagaaacatgCCAAGGCTGAAGAACAGAGTGTGGAGGCCGAAAGTGAAACCCCGCTGAAAGCAGACGTAAACCTCACACTGATCGACGTTGAGGTACAGACGCTGGAGGCCGCCACACCTACCTCACTCAAGAAGAAACTTGCCAAGGCTGAGGTACAGACGCTGGAGGCCGCCACACCTACCCCactcaagaagaagaagaagaggagctCTGGACTGGTAGCGCATGAGCTAGAGACCACGACAGTGGAGGAGAGCGTGTCAGAGGAGCAGCCTACAGATGCTGACCTGGACACGCCCCTGAAGaaagggaagaagaagaggaaggtcCCGGTAGTGATAGAGTTCGAGGCTGAGGTCAACGGGATGGCTGGAGGCAAGAAAGCCAAACTGAGCAAC GACAGCAAAGAGCTGTCCACGCCGGTGAGCgccaagaaaaacaaaaaaatgacGCCCAAGAAGGCAGGGGCGGAGTCTGACTTCATCACGTTCCAGAACCACGCCACCATCCCTACTCCCCTTTTCTTCAAGACCACCAAGGGAAGCCCCAGCACACCGCTATCCAGCAAGAAG AAGAAGTGTCAGACTCCAAAGTCTGAATCCAAGAAGGTTACCTTCGGACTCAATAAAAACAAAACTGCAG AGTTCAGGAAGACTGACCGCAGCCTGCTGGTGAGTCCAGAGGGGTCGTCCCGAGTGCCGTTTGACCCCCAGCAGAAGCCCCTGTTTGGGGTCCTGAAGTCCCCAGAGGCCTCTCTTACCAAAGGCACTAAGACCAAGAGCACCCTAAAAACCACCCCCAAACGCCCCACCGCGGCTGACTTCTTCTAG